Proteins found in one Coffea eugenioides isolate CCC68of chromosome 5, Ceug_1.0, whole genome shotgun sequence genomic segment:
- the LOC113771012 gene encoding probable LRR receptor-like serine/threonine-protein kinase At3g47570, with product MEKLSYHFLQGLLFLLYYVSASLAMTTTNITTDQDALLALRAHITVQDPHQILLENWSASSPVCQWAGVTCGSRHLRVTALDLSNMNLSGIIPPQLGNMSFLVSLNMSRNNFHGELPHEFARLRRLRVLDLDVNNLNGEFPEWFGSIHQLRLLSLNNNSFTGFISPSLANVSTLETLSLSFNYLQGKTQVD from the exons ATGGAGAAACTTTCCTACCATTTCCTTCAGGGACTTTTGTTCTTGCTGTATTACGTTTCAGCTTCCTTAGCTATGACCACAACCAATATTACCACTGATCAAGATGCTCTTCTTGCGCTGAGAGCTCACATCACTGTACAGGACCCTCATCAAATCCTGTTAGAAAACTGGTCTGCTTCTTCCCCTGTATGTCAGTGGGCGGGAGTCACTTGCGGCTCTCGTCACCTGCGAGTAACTGCCTTGGATCTTTCCAATATGAATCTTAGTGGCATAATACCGCCGCAGCTGGGAAATATGTCATTTCTGGTTTCCCTTAATATGAGCAGAAATAATTTCCACGGAGAACTGCCGCATGAATTTGCTCGGTTACGCCGGTTGAGAGTGCTTGATTTAGATGTCAACAATCTCAATGGAGAGTTTCCCGAGTGGTTTGGTTCCATTCATCAACTTCGACTGTTATCTCTGAATAACAACAGTTTCACTGGCTTCATCTCACCTTCCTTGGCTAACGTTTCTACACTAGAAACGTTAAGTCTGTCATTCAATTATCTCCAGGGAA AGACTCAAGTGGATTGA
- the LOC113770861 gene encoding transcription factor PHYTOCHROME INTERACTING FACTOR-LIKE 13-like isoform X3, with protein MDNELVELLWENGQIVLHPQSHHHHHPKPGTADQQENQSRQINKHNQDQSMSRGSTGGGSCQNQVTSLIQDTETVSWIDDPFDKEFTSDFLSEFPISNPVEQGPHEDDKFKKFGISQDLHNHPVQLPNDKPSDVINSLPPGFHNFDSAQPNHSHLPRAANAPLSAKADLRSSSDGVSTRTLGGEVREYSSAKTVGTSHCGSNLVVNDTDTSRVSSGGIADHRGFSGAMAKDHRVGKMSSQSDRLQTDQTEETAITSSSSDGSETSFGRTCNQSTGTNSHKRKSRDAEDSECQSKAAELESAARKKPAVKSGSSRKSRAAEVHNLSERRRRDRINEKMRALQELLPKSNKTDKASMLDEAIEYMKSLQLQLQMMWMGSGMAPMMFPGVQHYMPRLGMGIGPLAMPSIHSQMHLPRLPLLDQATIPNQAALCHQTTMFNPMNYHTQLQNSKLSEQYANYMAFHPLQNASQQLNVFGFGPNTAQQHNRSLAPSGNSNGPSVG; from the exons ATGGACAATGAGCTGGTGGAGCTGTTGTGGGAAAATGGACAAATTGTGCTGCACCCTCAATCTCATCATCACCACCATCCAAAACCAGGGACAGCTGATCAACAAGAAAATCAATCTAGGCAGATTAACAAACACAACCAGGATCAATCAATGAGCAGAGGCAGTACAGGGGGTGGCTCTTGTCAAAATCAGGTTACTAGTTTGATTCAAGATACTGAGACAGTCTCTTGGATTGATGATCCCTTTGACAAGGAATTCACCTCTGACTTCTTATCTGAATTTCCAATCTCCAATCCAGTTGAGCAAGGTCCACATGAGGATGATAAGTTTAAAAAATTTGGCATATCACAAGACCTCCACAACCATCCTGTCCAGTTACCCAATGATAAACCTTCTGATGTCATCAACTCATTGCCTCCAGGGTTTCACAACTTTGATTCTGCTCAGCCCAATCATTCCCATTTACCAAGAGCTGCTAATGCTCCTTTGTCTGCCAAGGCAGATTTGAGATCCTCAAGTGATGGAGTTAGCACTAGGACTTTGGGAGGTGAAGTTAGAGAGTATTCTTCCGCCAAGACGGTTGGCACCAGCCACTGCGGCAGCAATCTAGTAGTAAATGATACTGATACAAGCCGAGTTTCGAGTGGTGGGATTGCTGATCATAGAGGTTTTTCAGGAGCTATGGCCAAGGATCATCGTGTTGGGAAAATGAGCTCTCAAAGTGACAGACTTCAAACAGATCAGACAGAGGAAACAGCAATTACATCATCTTCTTCTGATGGATCTGAGACTAGTTTTGGGAGAACATGTAACCAATCAACTGGTACCAATTCTCATAAGCGGAAAAGCAGAGATGCAGAAGATTCAGAGTGCCAAAGTAAG GCTGCTGAATTGGAGTCAGCTGCCAGAAAGAAACCGGCAGTAAAATCTGGGAGTTCACGCAAAAGCCGTGCTGCTGAAGTCCATAATCTCTCTGAGAGG AGACGGAGAGACAGGATCAATGAGAAGATGAGGGCTTTGCAGGAGCTGCTTCCTAAGTCTAACAAG ACAGATAAAGCATCGATGCTAGATGAAGCTATAGAATACATGAAATCCCTTCAGCTACAACTTCAG ATGATGTGGATGGGAAGTGGAATGGCACCAATGATGTTTCCTGGTGTCCAGCACTACATGCCCCGCTTAGGGATGGGAATAGGCCCACTGGCAATGCCTTCCATTCACAGCCAGATGCATCTCCCAAGGCTGCCGCTGCTTGATCAAGCGACAATACCAAATCAAGCTGCACTATGCCACCAAACCACAATGTTCAATCCCATGAATTATCATACTCAGTTGCAGAATTCCAAATTATCTGAGCAATATGCCAATTACATGGCATTCCACCCTCTGCAGAATGCATCACAG CAGTTGAACGTTTTCGGCTTCGGTCCCAACACAGCACAACAACATAATCGCTCGTTAGCCCCATCTGGCAACTCAAATGGACCCTCTGTAGGATGA
- the LOC113770388 gene encoding uncharacterized oxidoreductase At1g06690, chloroplastic-like, giving the protein MALHFISSSAYLFCGLSQRKALRVRTVASEDATAVKTVGEEDKVKLGGSDLKVTRLGIGAWSWGDTSYWNNFEWDDRKMKAAKGAFDASIDCGITFFDTAEVYGSRVTFGAVNSETLLGRFIKERKERNPQVEVAVATKFAALPWRFGRQSVLTALKDSLCRLGLSSVDLYQLHWPGIWGNEGYIDGLGDAVEQGLVKAVGVSNYTEKRLRDAYEQLKKRGIPLASNQVNYSLIYRAPEENGVKAACDELGVTLIAYSPIAQGALTGKYTPENPPSGPRGRIYTSEFLIELQPLINRIQEIGEAYDKTPTQVVLNWLIAQGNVVPIPGAKNAEQAKEFAGALGWRLGNEEIDELRSLASKIRPVVSFPVEKL; this is encoded by the exons ATGGCTCTGCATTTCATCAGTAGCAGTGCATACTTGTTCTGTGGTCTGAGTCAGAGGAAAGCACTGAGAGTGAGAACCGTAGCTTCTGAGGATGCAACTGCTGTTAAAACTGTTGGTGAGGAAGATAAGGTGAAGTTGGGTGGTTCAGATTTGAAGGTTACTAGGCTTGGGATTGGGGCTTGGTCCTGGGGTGACACCAGCTACTGGAACAACTTTGAATGGGATG ATAGGAAGATGAAGGCTGCTAAGGGAGCTTTTGATGCGAGTATAGATTGTGGTATTACATTCTTTGACACTGCTGAAGTTTATGGCTCAAGG GTGACTTTTGGTGCAGTAAATTCTGAAACACTGCTAGGAAG GTTTAtcaaggaaaggaaagaaaggaatcCACAGGTGGAAGTTGCAGTTGCGACCAAATTTGCAGCACTACCATGGAGGTTTGGTCGTCAAAGTGTCCTCACTGCTCTTAAAGATTCCCTCTGCCGTCTCGGACTGTCATCAGTTGACCTTTATCAGCTACATTG GCCTGGCATATGGGGAAATGAAG GATACATTGACGGCCTTGGAGATGCTGTGGAGCAAGGCCTTGTGAAGGCTGTTGGAGTATCTAATTATACTG AGAAACGACTTCGTGATGCATATGAGCAACTTAAAAAGAGAGGCATCCCACTGGCCTCCAACCAGGTCAATTACAGTCTCATATATAGGGCTCCAGAGGAAAATGGTGTAAAGGCAGCCTGTGATGAACTTGGTGTCACTCTCATTGCATATTCACCCATTGCTCAAG GTGCCCTAACAGGGAAGTATACCCCAGAAAACCCTCCTTCTGGCCCTCGAGGACGGATTTATACTTCTGAGTTCTTGATCGAG CTGCAACCTCTGATAAACAGAATACAGGAGATAGGAGAGGCATATGATAAAACACCAACTCAG GTTGTCCTGAACTGGTTGATCGCCCAAGGGAATGTTGTTCCCATCCCAGGGGCTAAAAATGCAGAACAAGCCAAGGAGTTCGCGGGTGCACTTGGTTGGAGGCTTGGCAACGAGGAGATCGATGAGCTCCGATCATTGGCGTCGAAAATACGACCCGTTGTAAGTTTCCCAGTAGAGAAGTTATGA
- the LOC113770861 gene encoding transcription factor PHYTOCHROME INTERACTING FACTOR-LIKE 13-like isoform X2: MNPCFPDWNFGAEFPEPILKNKPLGMDNELVELLWENGQIVLHPQSHHHHHPKPGTADQQENQSRQINKHNQDQSMSRGSTGGGSCQNQVTSLIQDTETVSWIDDPFDKEFTSDFLSEFPISNPVEQGPHEDDKFKKFGISQDLHNHPVQLPNDKPSDVINSLPPGFHNFDSAQPNHSHLPRAANAPLSAKADLRSSSDGVSTRTLGGEVREYSSAKTVGTSHCGSNLVVNDTDTSRVSSGGIADHRGFSGAMAKDHRVGKMSSQSDRLQTDQTEETAITSSSSDGSETSFGRTCNQSTGTNSHKRKSRDAEDSECQSKAAELESAARKKPAVKSGSSRKSRAAEVHNLSERRRRDRINEKMRALQELLPKSNKTDKASMLDEAIEYMKSLQLQLQMMWMGSGMAPMMFPGVQHYMPRLGMGIGPLAMPSIHSQMHLPRLPLLDQATIPNQAALCHQTTMFNPMNYHTQLQNSKLSEQYANYMAFHPLQNASQLNVFGFGPNTAQQHNRSLAPSGNSNGPSVG, translated from the exons ATGAATCCTTGCTTTCCGGATTggaattttggggctgaattccCAGAGCCCATTCTGAAGAATAAGCCCCTGGG AATGGACAATGAGCTGGTGGAGCTGTTGTGGGAAAATGGACAAATTGTGCTGCACCCTCAATCTCATCATCACCACCATCCAAAACCAGGGACAGCTGATCAACAAGAAAATCAATCTAGGCAGATTAACAAACACAACCAGGATCAATCAATGAGCAGAGGCAGTACAGGGGGTGGCTCTTGTCAAAATCAGGTTACTAGTTTGATTCAAGATACTGAGACAGTCTCTTGGATTGATGATCCCTTTGACAAGGAATTCACCTCTGACTTCTTATCTGAATTTCCAATCTCCAATCCAGTTGAGCAAGGTCCACATGAGGATGATAAGTTTAAAAAATTTGGCATATCACAAGACCTCCACAACCATCCTGTCCAGTTACCCAATGATAAACCTTCTGATGTCATCAACTCATTGCCTCCAGGGTTTCACAACTTTGATTCTGCTCAGCCCAATCATTCCCATTTACCAAGAGCTGCTAATGCTCCTTTGTCTGCCAAGGCAGATTTGAGATCCTCAAGTGATGGAGTTAGCACTAGGACTTTGGGAGGTGAAGTTAGAGAGTATTCTTCCGCCAAGACGGTTGGCACCAGCCACTGCGGCAGCAATCTAGTAGTAAATGATACTGATACAAGCCGAGTTTCGAGTGGTGGGATTGCTGATCATAGAGGTTTTTCAGGAGCTATGGCCAAGGATCATCGTGTTGGGAAAATGAGCTCTCAAAGTGACAGACTTCAAACAGATCAGACAGAGGAAACAGCAATTACATCATCTTCTTCTGATGGATCTGAGACTAGTTTTGGGAGAACATGTAACCAATCAACTGGTACCAATTCTCATAAGCGGAAAAGCAGAGATGCAGAAGATTCAGAGTGCCAAAGTAAG GCTGCTGAATTGGAGTCAGCTGCCAGAAAGAAACCGGCAGTAAAATCTGGGAGTTCACGCAAAAGCCGTGCTGCTGAAGTCCATAATCTCTCTGAGAGG AGACGGAGAGACAGGATCAATGAGAAGATGAGGGCTTTGCAGGAGCTGCTTCCTAAGTCTAACAAG ACAGATAAAGCATCGATGCTAGATGAAGCTATAGAATACATGAAATCCCTTCAGCTACAACTTCAG ATGATGTGGATGGGAAGTGGAATGGCACCAATGATGTTTCCTGGTGTCCAGCACTACATGCCCCGCTTAGGGATGGGAATAGGCCCACTGGCAATGCCTTCCATTCACAGCCAGATGCATCTCCCAAGGCTGCCGCTGCTTGATCAAGCGACAATACCAAATCAAGCTGCACTATGCCACCAAACCACAATGTTCAATCCCATGAATTATCATACTCAGTTGCAGAATTCCAAATTATCTGAGCAATATGCCAATTACATGGCATTCCACCCTCTGCAGAATGCATCACAG TTGAACGTTTTCGGCTTCGGTCCCAACACAGCACAACAACATAATCGCTCGTTAGCCCCATCTGGCAACTCAAATGGACCCTCTGTAGGATGA
- the LOC113771013 gene encoding receptor kinase-like protein Xa21: protein MYARNCNIWGSIPDEIGNLSSLITLELCCNQLSGMLPNTIKNLEKLQQIDLHDNKLSKTSLEYLCVWQNLGGLFLGENQISGSIPECIGNVTSLRFLSLDSNKLNSSLPITVWNLKDLLVLNLSRNYLSGTLSPEIRNLKTAISIDLSINEISGGIPSSIGDMVNLQNLLLAYNRLEGSIPVSIGTTLSLEWLDLSHNHLTGTIPMSLENLRYLVHFNVSCNNLKGEIPSKGPFTNFTGESFISNEALCGAPRFHVPSCPGISGGQLRAKKLRRTISVALGAFISVAVAMFLGFIYFRRTKKEQVASEGVLPSAATQERISYYKLLQATDGYDESNLLGTGSFGSVYKGTLDDGRIVAVKVFKLQQEGAFNSFDAECEVLRSLRHRNLTKVISSCSNEDFKALVLEFMPNGSLEKWLYSHNYFLEIKQRLDILIDVACALQYLHYGFSTPVVHCDVKPSNVLLDQDMVAHVSDFGVAKLLGHEDSFTYTKTLATLGYLAPEYGLEGQVSTRCDVYSFGIMIIEVFTRKNPSDEMFGEILSLKSWVSDSTPDGLVHVVDVNLLRPNDEHLDEKLDCISSIMKVALNCTRESPRERSNMHDVLADLKKIKLQLLPCSN from the exons ATGTATGCAAGAAATTGCAACATATGGGGCAGCATTCCAGATGAAATTGGCAATTTGAGTAGCCTCATCACTTTAgaactatgctgtaatcagctAAGTGGGATGCTGCCAAATACCATAAAAAACTTGGAAAAGCTTCAACAGATAGATCTTCACGACAACAAGTTGAGCAAAACCTCCCTTGAGTATCTATGCGTTTGGCAAAACTTGGGTGGATTGTTTTTGGGAGAAAATCAAATTTCGGGATCTATTCCAGAGTGCATTGGAAATGTTACTTCTTTGAGATTTCTTTCTCTAGATTCCAACAAACTAAACTCTAGTCTGCCTATCACTGTATGGAACCTGAAAGACTTGTTGGTGCTTAACCTCTCCAGAAACTACCTGAGTGGAACTTTATCTCCTGAGATTAGGAACTTAAAGACAGCAATTTCTATTGATTTGTCAATCAATGAGATTTCAGGTGGTATTCCTAGCTCCATCGGAGATATGGTGAACTTGCAGAACCTTTTATTGGCATACAACAGATTGGAAGGATCAATTCCAGTGTCAATTGGCACGACTTTGAGCTTGGAATGGTTGGATCTTTCACACAATCATCTCACAGGTACGATTCCAATGTCATTGGAGAACCTTCGGTATCTTGTACACTTCAATGTCTCTTGCAACAATTTAAAAGGCGAAATACCATCCAAGGGCCCTTTTACAAACTTCACTGGAGAATCCTTCATTTCAAATGAAGCACTTTGTGGAGCACCTCGGTTCCACGTTCCCTCATGCCCAGGAATTTCTGGTGGTCAATTGAGAGCCAAAAAGCTGCGTCGGACTATATCTGTTGCCCTTGGAGCATTTATATCAGTTGCAGTTGCGATGTTCCTGGGATTCATTTATTTCAGACGCACAAAGAAAGAACAAGTTGCCAGTGAAGGAGTTCTACCGTCAGCAGCAACACAGGAAAGAATCTCGTATTATAAACTTTTGCAAGCAACTGACGGGTATGATGAGAGCAATCTGTTGGGCACAGGAAGTTTTGGATCAGTTTATAAAGGCACCCTTGATGATGGGAGGATTGTTGCTGTTAAAGTGTTTAAACTGCAACAAGAAGGAGCATTCAATAGTTTCGATGCAGAATGTGAAGTATTGCGTAGCCTTCGTCATCGAAACCTGACGAAAGTCATTAGCAGCTGCTCAAACGAAGACTTCAAAGCATTGGTGCTTGAGTTTATGCCTAATGGAAGTCTTGAGAAATGGTTGTATTCCCATAACTATTTTCTCGAAATCAAGCAGAGATTAGACATATTGATTGATGTGGCATGTGCACTACAATATCTCCACTACGGTTTTTCAACGCCAGTGGTTCATTGTGATGTGAAGCCCAGTAATGTGCTCCTAGATCAAGATATGGTTGCCCATGTGAGTGATTTTGGTGTTGCAAAGTTGCTGGGACATGAGGACAGCTTTACATACACCAAAACATTAGCCACACTTGGCTATCTTGCTCCAG AGTATGGACTGGAAGGACAAGTATCAACAAGATGCGATGTTTACAGTTTTGGAATCATGATTATCGAAGTCTTTACAAGAAAAAATCCCAGTGATGAAATGTTTGGCGAAATATTGAGCCTGAAGAGTTGGGTGAGTGATTCTACGCCGGATGGACTGGTTCATGTTGTTGATGTTAATCTGCTGAGGCCCAATGATGAACACCTCGATGAAAAGTTGGACTGCATTTCATCAATCATGAAAGTGGCTTTGAATTGCACAAGGGAATCTCCAAGGGAGAGAAGCAATATGCATGATGTTCTTGCAGATTTGAAGAAGATCAAACTTCAGCTACTGCCATGTTCAAATTAA
- the LOC113770861 gene encoding transcription factor PHYTOCHROME INTERACTING FACTOR-LIKE 13-like isoform X1 encodes MNPCFPDWNFGAEFPEPILKNKPLGMDNELVELLWENGQIVLHPQSHHHHHPKPGTADQQENQSRQINKHNQDQSMSRGSTGGGSCQNQVTSLIQDTETVSWIDDPFDKEFTSDFLSEFPISNPVEQGPHEDDKFKKFGISQDLHNHPVQLPNDKPSDVINSLPPGFHNFDSAQPNHSHLPRAANAPLSAKADLRSSSDGVSTRTLGGEVREYSSAKTVGTSHCGSNLVVNDTDTSRVSSGGIADHRGFSGAMAKDHRVGKMSSQSDRLQTDQTEETAITSSSSDGSETSFGRTCNQSTGTNSHKRKSRDAEDSECQSKAAELESAARKKPAVKSGSSRKSRAAEVHNLSERRRRDRINEKMRALQELLPKSNKTDKASMLDEAIEYMKSLQLQLQMMWMGSGMAPMMFPGVQHYMPRLGMGIGPLAMPSIHSQMHLPRLPLLDQATIPNQAALCHQTTMFNPMNYHTQLQNSKLSEQYANYMAFHPLQNASQQLNVFGFGPNTAQQHNRSLAPSGNSNGPSVG; translated from the exons ATGAATCCTTGCTTTCCGGATTggaattttggggctgaattccCAGAGCCCATTCTGAAGAATAAGCCCCTGGG AATGGACAATGAGCTGGTGGAGCTGTTGTGGGAAAATGGACAAATTGTGCTGCACCCTCAATCTCATCATCACCACCATCCAAAACCAGGGACAGCTGATCAACAAGAAAATCAATCTAGGCAGATTAACAAACACAACCAGGATCAATCAATGAGCAGAGGCAGTACAGGGGGTGGCTCTTGTCAAAATCAGGTTACTAGTTTGATTCAAGATACTGAGACAGTCTCTTGGATTGATGATCCCTTTGACAAGGAATTCACCTCTGACTTCTTATCTGAATTTCCAATCTCCAATCCAGTTGAGCAAGGTCCACATGAGGATGATAAGTTTAAAAAATTTGGCATATCACAAGACCTCCACAACCATCCTGTCCAGTTACCCAATGATAAACCTTCTGATGTCATCAACTCATTGCCTCCAGGGTTTCACAACTTTGATTCTGCTCAGCCCAATCATTCCCATTTACCAAGAGCTGCTAATGCTCCTTTGTCTGCCAAGGCAGATTTGAGATCCTCAAGTGATGGAGTTAGCACTAGGACTTTGGGAGGTGAAGTTAGAGAGTATTCTTCCGCCAAGACGGTTGGCACCAGCCACTGCGGCAGCAATCTAGTAGTAAATGATACTGATACAAGCCGAGTTTCGAGTGGTGGGATTGCTGATCATAGAGGTTTTTCAGGAGCTATGGCCAAGGATCATCGTGTTGGGAAAATGAGCTCTCAAAGTGACAGACTTCAAACAGATCAGACAGAGGAAACAGCAATTACATCATCTTCTTCTGATGGATCTGAGACTAGTTTTGGGAGAACATGTAACCAATCAACTGGTACCAATTCTCATAAGCGGAAAAGCAGAGATGCAGAAGATTCAGAGTGCCAAAGTAAG GCTGCTGAATTGGAGTCAGCTGCCAGAAAGAAACCGGCAGTAAAATCTGGGAGTTCACGCAAAAGCCGTGCTGCTGAAGTCCATAATCTCTCTGAGAGG AGACGGAGAGACAGGATCAATGAGAAGATGAGGGCTTTGCAGGAGCTGCTTCCTAAGTCTAACAAG ACAGATAAAGCATCGATGCTAGATGAAGCTATAGAATACATGAAATCCCTTCAGCTACAACTTCAG ATGATGTGGATGGGAAGTGGAATGGCACCAATGATGTTTCCTGGTGTCCAGCACTACATGCCCCGCTTAGGGATGGGAATAGGCCCACTGGCAATGCCTTCCATTCACAGCCAGATGCATCTCCCAAGGCTGCCGCTGCTTGATCAAGCGACAATACCAAATCAAGCTGCACTATGCCACCAAACCACAATGTTCAATCCCATGAATTATCATACTCAGTTGCAGAATTCCAAATTATCTGAGCAATATGCCAATTACATGGCATTCCACCCTCTGCAGAATGCATCACAG CAGTTGAACGTTTTCGGCTTCGGTCCCAACACAGCACAACAACATAATCGCTCGTTAGCCCCATCTGGCAACTCAAATGGACCCTCTGTAGGATGA